Within the Nocardioides humi genome, the region CATGCTCTCGGCACTGCTCGGGGCGCAGCTGCTGGAGGAGGCGGGGTTCCCGCGCGACCTGTGGCAGGTCGTCGCCGGCCCGGGCCGTGAGCTCGGTACGCCGATCATCGAGCGCGCCGACTACATCTGCTTCACCGGCTCGACCGCGACCGGCCGGCTGATCGCCAGGCAGGCGGCCGAGCGGCTGATCGGCTGCTCGCTGGAGCTCGGCGGCAAGAACCCGATCCTCGTCCTCCGCGACGCCGACATCGAGCGCGCGGCCGAGGGCGCGGTGCGGGCCAGCTTCTCCAACGCCGGCCAGCTGTGCGTCTCGACCGAGCGGATGTTCGTCGCCGACCAGGTCTACGACCGCTTCGTCGAGCGCTTCGTGGCGCGCACCAAGGCGATGAGCCTCGGCGCCACGCTCGACTGGGACGCCGACATGGGCACGCTCATCTCCGCCGACCAGCTCGAGACCGTCACCGCCCACGTCGACGACGCCGTCGCCAAGGGGGCGCGGGTGCTGGCCGGCGGCCGGGCGCGGCCCGACCTGGCGCCGTACTACTACGAGCCGACCATCCTCGAGGGCGTCACCCCGGAGATGACCTGCTTCGGCAACGAGACCTTCGGCCCGGTCGTCTCGATCTACCGCTTCCACGACGAGGCCGACGCCATCGCCCGCGCCAACGACGGCGAGTACGGCCTCAACGGGTCGGTCTACACCCGCGACACCGCCCGCGGCCGCGCCATCGCCCGGCAGGTCAAGTGCGGCACGGTCAACGTCAACGAGGCCTTCGGCGCCACCTTCGCCAGCATCGACGCCCCCATGGGCGGCATGCGCGAGTCCGGCATGGGCCGGCGCCAGGGGGCCGAGGGGATCCACCGCTACACCGAGACCCAGTCGGTCGCCACGCAGCGGCTGATCCGGTTCGGCCCGATGCTCGGCATGTCCGACGAGGGCTATGCGAGGTTCATGACCGCCTCGCTGCGGCTGATGGACAAGCTGGGGCGCGCATGAGCGAGCGAAGCGAGCGAGTCATTCCAGCATCAGGAGCACCGCGAGGCAAGCGCATGAGCGGGTTCGACTACGACGTCCTCGTCATCGGCTCCGGCTTCGGCGGCTCGGTCACCGCGCTGCGGCTGACCGAGAAGGGCTATCGCGTCGGCGTCCTGGAGGCCGGTGCCCGGTTCACCGACGCCGACTTCGCGGACAACTCCTGGGACCTCAAGAAGTACCTCTACGCCCCGTCGGCCGGTTGCTACGGCATCCAGCGCATCGACATGGTCAAGGACTGCCTGATCCTCGCCGGGGCCGGCGTGGGCGGCGGCTCGCTGGTCTACGCCAACACGCTCTACGAGCCGCTCGAGCCGTTCTACACCGACCCCTCCTGGGCGCACATCACCGACTGGAAGGCCGAGCTCGCGCCCTACTACGACCAGGCCAAGCGGATGCTGGGCGTGGTCGAGTACCCGCGGATGACCCCGTCCGACGAGGTGATGAGGAAGGTCGCCGAGCAGATGGGCGTCGGCGACTCCTTCCATCCCACGCCGGTCGGCGTCTTCTTCGGCGGCCCCGACCAGGACGCCGGTACGACCGTCGCCGACCCCTACTTCGGCGGCGTCGGCCCGCGCCGCACCACCTGCCGCAACTGCGGTGAGTGCATGACCGGCTGCCGCCACAACGCCAAGAACACCCTGGTCAAGAACTACCTCTACCTCGCCGAGCAGAACGGCGCCGAGGTCCACCCCCTCACCACCGTGACCCGGGTCCGGCCGCTGGCCGGGGGCGGGTACCGCGTCGACACCCGCTGGACGAAGGCGAAGCTGTCGCGTCGTACCGCCACCAAGACGTTCACGGCCGAGCAGGTCGTCTTCTCGGCCGCGGCGCTCGGCACGCAGAAGCTGCTGCACCGGCTCAAGGCCGAGGGCGACCTGCCCGGGATCTCCGACCGGCTCGGGCACCTGACCCGCACCAACTCCGAGTCGATCCTGGGCGCGATCGCGCCGCAGGGCGCCGACGTCGACTACACCGAGGGCGTCGCGATCACCTCGTCGTGGCACCCCGACGCGCACACCCACATCGAGCCGGTGCGCTACGGCAAGGGCAGCAACGCGATGTCGCTGATGCAGACCGTGCTCACCGACGGCGACGGCCCGGAGCCGCGCTGGCGGGTGTGGCTCAAGGAGCTGTGGAAGGAGCGCCGGCGGGTCCGCGACCTCTACGACGTCAGGCACTGGTCCGAGCGCGTCGTGATCGCCCTGGTGATGCAGTCGGTCGACAACTCCATCACCACCTTCCCGCGCCGGGTCGCGGGCAAGTGGATCCTGTCGTCGAAGCAGGGCCACGGCGAGCCGAACCCGACCTGGATCCCCGCGGCCAACGACGCCGTACGCCGGATGGCGGACGTCATGGGCGGCGGCACCGCCGGCGGCACCATCGGCGAGCCGTTCAACCGGCCGCTCACCGCCCACTTCATCGGCGGCTGCACCATCGGCGACAGCCCCGCGACCGGCGTCGTCGACGGCTACCAGCGGGCCTACGGCCACCCGGGCCTCCACATCGTCGACGGCTCGACGATCTCGGCCAACCTGGGCGTGAACCCGTCGCTGACCATCACCGCGCAGGCGGAGCGGGCGATGGCGTACTGGCCCAACAAGGGGGAGCCCGACTCCCGCCCGGCGCTGGGCTCGGCGTACCGGCAGATCGATCCCGTGGCGCCGAAGGCGCCCGTCGTCCCCGCGGACGCCCCCGCCGCGCTGCGGCTCCCGATCGTGGGTGTGAGCTGACGCGAGATCAGAGGGGCTGATGTGACTGCTGGGGCGGTTCCGGGGCTTCGGGACCGCTCCAGAAGTTTTGGCCGAACTTGTCGGGAGTCGGCGTAACCCGCCCCTGGTGGGGTCGTTGAACGAAGCGAGCCCGGGAATTCACGCTCCCTCCCGAAGCCCGGGCTCGGTCCAGGCACTGTCCATCAGCTGCGTGGACAATCAGGGCCCGGCCACCCTCCCTCCCCGGCCGGGCCCTGGTGCGTTTTCACCGGCCCGCGAGGCTCCGAGGAACGAGGAGACTCGCGGACCAGCCGGGGAGATCGACTAGCGCCGCGACCGAGGGACGAGGTCGCGACGCGCGTATCGAGATCATCGGGCGGGCGTCTCGATACGGCCCTCGCCCAGGGGCTCGGGCCACTTGACGAGCTCGGCGTCCCAGGGGCTCGGGCCACTCGGCGAGCGGAGCGACGCGGGTGCGGGACCACTGACGCCCCGCCGATACGATTCCGTCATGACGGCCGAGGAGACCCAGCCCGAGCACGACCTGGTCCTGGTGGTGGACTTCGGGGCGCAGTACGCCCAGCTGATCGCCCGCCGGGTGCGCGAGGCGCGGGTCTACTCCGAGATCGTCCCGCACACCATGCCGGTGGCCGAGATGGTCGCCCGCAACCCCAAGGCGATCATCCTGTCCGGCGGCCCGTCCTCGGTGTACGAGCCGGGCGCGCCGACGATCGACACCGACGCCCTCTTCGGCACCGGTACGGCGGTGTTCGGCATGTGCTACGGCTTCCAGCTGATGGCCCGCGGACTCGGCGGCGAGGTGTCCGCGACGGGCGCCCGCGAGTACGGCCGGACCCGGGTCCACGTGGGCCACGCCGGCACCCTCCTCGGCGGCATCCCCACCGAGCACAACGTGTGGATGTCCCACGGCGACTCCGTGACCGCGGCGCCCGCGGGCTTCGATGTCCTCGCCGCGACGGAGGTCACCCCGGTCGCGGCCTTCGAGGACGTCGACCGCGGCCTCGCCGGCGTCCAGTGGCACCCCGAGGTGCTGCACTCCGAGCACGGCCAGAAGGTGCTCGAGCACTTCCTGTGGGACATCGCCGGCTGCCGCCAGACCTGGACGATCGGCAATATCGCCGAGGAGCAGATCGAGCGGATCCGCGAGCAGGTCGGTCCCGACGGCCGGGCCATCTGCGGCCTGTCCGGTGGCGTCGACTCCGCGGTCGCGGCCGCGATCGTGCAGAAGGCGATCGGCGACCGACTGACCTGCGTGTACGTCGACCACGGGCTCATGCGCAAGGGCGAGACCGAGCAGATCGAGCGCGACTTCGTCGCCTCCACCGGCGCCAAGCTGGTCGTCGTCGACGCCGAGAAGCAGTTCCTCGACGCCCTCGCCGGCGTCACCGACCCGGAGACCAAGCGCAAGATCATCGGCCGCGAGTTCATCCGCACCTTCGAGGCCGCCGAGATCGACGTCATCAAGGACGCCCCCGAGGGCACCAAGGTCGGCTTCCTGGTCCAGGGCACCCTCTACCCGGACGTCGTCGAGTCCGGCGGGGGAGCAGGCACCTCCAACATCAAGTCCCACCACAACGTCGGCGGCCTCCCCGAGGACCTCGAGTTCGAGCTGGTCGAGCCGCTACGCACCCTGTTCAAGGACGAGGTCCGCCTGGTCGGCGAGCAGCTCGGCCTCCCCCGGAGATCGTCTGGCGCCACCCCTTCCCCGGCCCCGGCCTCGGCATCCGGATCATCGGCGAGGTCACCCGCGAGCGCCTCGACCTCCTCCGCGAGGCCGACGCCATCGCCCGCGAGGAGCTCACCGCCGCCGGCCTCGACCGCGACATCTGGCAGTTCCCCGTCGTCCTCCTCGCCGACGTCCGCTCGGTCGGCGTCCAGGGCGACGGCCGCACCTACGGTCACCCCGTCGTGCTCCGCCCGGTCACCTCCGAGGACGCCATGACCGCCGACTGGGCCCGGCTGCCGTACGACGTGCTCGAGCGGATCTCGACCCGGATCACCAATGAGGTGGCCGAGGTCAACCGGGTCACCGTCGACATCACCTCCAAGCCGCCGGGCACCATCGAGTGGGAGTGAGCCGAGCGGGCTGAGCTACCGCCGGGCGGCCGCAGCGAGCGTGTCGAGCACCCAGCCGACGCCGACCTCGAAGTCCCGGCGCTGGAGGGCCGCGACGTCCTGGCCGGCCGAGGAGGCGAGCCACCTCCCGAACGCGGAGTCCGGATCGACGGGCACCTCCGGGTCCACCAGCCGGTCGACGTCGCGGTGGGCGTCCTCGGCGGTCGACGCCTCGAGCACGGCCGACCCGACGGCGAACGACGTGAGCAGCGAGCTGGCGTGGGAGAGGGCGTCGCCGCGCAGCCCGGCCGCCTCCATCGCCGCGAAGGCGCGCCGGCTGACCTCGAGTGCGTGGGCGCCCATCAGGGCGGGCGATCCGCCCACGCTGACGACCCAGGGATGGGCGAGCACCATCGCCCGCAGGCTGTGCAGGTAGCCGCGGATGACCTCGCGCCAGTCGTCGACCGGATCCGCGACCTCGACCTCCGCGCTGACCGCGTCGCGGCAGGCCTGCACCAGCTGCTCGCGGCCGCCGACGTGCCAGTAGAGGTTCGTCACCGGTACGCCGAGCTCCCGGGCCAGGCCGCGCATGGTGAAGCTGTCGAGCCCGTGCTCGTCGAGCATCCCGATCGCGGCCGCCAGCACGCTCGCGCGGCTCAGTCGCGGCTGCCGCGGTCCGTCGGAGGTCACCGGCCCCATCCTAGAGCGGCGACAGTTCGTGCCGCGGTCGCGCCGCAGCACCGGACTCGTACACTGTTCGAGAAACTCGAACGATGTACGAGAGGAGCGCGCTGTGGACGCGTTCGGACACGACCCGTGGTGGATCGTCGGCCTCAAGGCGCTGTTGATCTTCGTCCTGCTCCTGCTGCTGACGCTGTTCAACATCTGGGCCGAGCGCCGGGTGGTGGCCCGGATGCAGCACCGGATCGGGCCCAACGTCAACGGCCCGTTCGGGCTGCTGCAGTCGCTGGCCGACGGCGCCAAGCTGCTGCTGAAGGAGGACCTGACCCCGAAGGCCGCCGATCGGGTCGTCTTCATGCTCGCTCCGGTGATCGCGGCGGTGCCGGCGTTCGTGACGTTCTCGGTGATCCCGTTCGGGCCGGAGGTGAGCTTCTTCGGCCACCAGACGCCGCTGCAGCTGACGGACATGCCGGTGGCGGTGCTGTTCGTGATGGCGATCGCCTCGATCGGGATCTACGGCATCGTGTTGGGCGGCTGGTCCAGCGGGTCGACGTACTCCCTGCTGGGCGGGCTGCGCTCGAGCGCGCAGATGATCTCCTACGAGGTCGCGATGGGCCTGGCCCTGGTCGCGGTGTTCATGTACGCCGGGTCGATGTCGACCAGTGAGATCGTGGCGGCGCAGGACGATCTGTGGTTCGGGTTGATCCTGTTGCCGTCGTTCGTGATCTATGCGATCGCCATGGTGGGGGAGACCAACCGGGCGCCGTTCGACCTTCCCGAGGCCGAGGGTGAGCTGGTGGGCGGCTTCCACACGGAGTACTCGTCGGCCAAGTTCATGATGTTCTTCCTCGCCGAGTACATCAACATGGCCACGGTCTCGGCGCTCGCGACGACCCTGTTCCTGGGCGGCTGGCATGCGCCGTTGTGGATCGACGAGGTGTGGGCGGGCGCCAACTCCGGCTATTGGCCGGTGCTGTGGTTCTTCGGGAAGGTGTTCTTCTTCATCTTCGTGTTCATCTGGCTGCGTGGGTCGTTGCCGCGGCTGCGCTATGACCAGTTCATGGCGTTCGGGTGGAAGCGGTTGATCCCGATCTCGTTGGTGTGGATCGTCGCGGTCGCGACGATGCGGGCCGCGCGCAACGAGGGGGTGTTCGATGAGGGGTTCGGCAGCAATCCGCAGTTCTGGATGATCGTGGTCGGTGTCGTCCTGGTCGTGCTGCTGCTGACCTTCCTCGTGCCCGAGGCCGAGGACGACGAGGCCGACCTCGACATCGCCACGCCGCGTGCCGGGGGCTTCCCGGTCCCGCCGATGCCGGCCGGGGGCGCGGTCCGCGGCGCCGCCCGCCCGCTCCCCGCCGCGCCCGGCTCGGGGTCGGGTCAGGGACGATCCCGATATACCGAGCCGCCCGCGGCTGGCTAGCGTCCGAGCAACGGCCGGGACCGCCGGCCCTCCCACCGAGGAGCGCACATGCTCGCGCTGGTGCAGGATGTCTACGGCACGTCCGACGTGCTCCGGCTCGAGGACGTCGACCGTCCGGAGCCGGCGGCGGACCAGGTGCTCGTGCGGATCGCGGCCGCCTCGGTCAACGCGGCCGACTGGCACATCATGCGGGGCGAGCCCCGGATCGCGCGGCTGATGGACCGCGGCGTCTTCGGCCGCAGGGGGCCGCGCGAGCGGATCCGGGGCCGCGACCTCGCCGGCACCGTCGAGGCGGTCGGGGCGGAGGTCACCGGCTGGCAGGTCGGCGACGAGGTGCTGGGGGAGGACGAGGCGACGCTGGCGGAGTACGCCGTCGTGCCCGCGGCCTGTCTGGTCCGCAGGCCCGCGGGCCTGTCCGTCGAGCAGGCCGCCGCCCTGCCGCTGGCCGCGATCACCGCCGACCTCTGGCTGACCGCGGGCGAGGTCCGCGCCGGGAGCCGGGTCCTGGTCGTGGGCGCCTCGGGCGGCGTGGGCACCTTCGCCGTCCAGCTCGCCGTCGCGCGCGGCGCCGCCGTCACCGGCGTGTGCAGCACCCGCAACCTCGACCTCGTCACCTCGCTCGGCGCCGCGGAGGTCGTCGACTACACCCGCGACGACGTCGCCCGCGCCGGCGCGTCGTACGACGCCGTCCTCGACCTGGTCGGCAACCGGACGCTGCGCGACCTGCGCCGCGTCGTCGCGCCGGGCGGGACCCTGGTGCTGTCCGGCGGCGGCAACCCGGGCGAGGGCAGGTACCTCGGCCCGATCGGGCTGATGGCCAAGGGCGGACTCTTCGGGCGGCTGCTCGGCCTGCGGGTGCGGATCCCGCGCGCCGAGCCGGACGCGGAGCGGCTCACCGAGCTCGCCGCGATGGCCGAGCGCCGGGAGCTGCGCGCGGTGATCGAGCGGACCTACCCGCTCGCCGACGCGACAGCGGCGATGCGTCACCTCGAGGTGGACCACGCGCGCGGCAAGATCGTCGTCACGGTCGGATCCTGACCCCGGCCTTCCTGCGTCCGCCGGAGAAGTAGAACACGTTCCTGTATCGTCGCCCCGTGAGCAAGGCTGCCTCGCTGGCCCGGGTCGGCATCGCCTATGTCGTCGCGTTCGGGGTCGCCACGGCCTGGCTGCTGTGGGGGCCGGACACCCGCTGGCTGTGGCTGGACGGCCTCGTCGCGGACCTCCTCGCCACCGGCGTGGTGTTCGCGGCCAGCCGGATCCACCGCAACTCCAGCTTCTACGACGCGTACTGGAGCGTGCTGCCGCCGTACCTCGCCCTCTACTGGTGGCTCGCGGCGGACGTCGCGCTCGACGACGCCCGCGCCTGGCTGGTGCTCGGCGTGATCGCGCTGTGGGCGGTGCGGCTGACGGCCAACTGGGTGCGCACCTTCCCCGGGCTGCACCACGAGGACTGGCGCTACCCGATGGTCCGCGAGCGGGCCGGGCGGTTCGAGCTTCTCGCCGACCTCGTCGGGATCCACCTGGTGCCGACGCTCCAGGTCTTCCTCGGGATGGTCCCGGCGTACGTCGTCCTCACCCGGCCCGGCCCGGGGCTCGGCTGGCTCGACGGGATCGCGCTCGTCGTCGGGGTCGGCGCGGTCCTCCTCGAGCTGGTCGCCGACGCGCAGATGCACCGGTTCGTGCGGGAGCGGGCGCCCGGGCAGGTGATGGACCGCGGCCTGTGGGGCTGGTCGCGGCACCCGAACTACTTCGGCGAGATCAGCTTCTGGTGGAGCCTGGCGCTGTTCGGCATCGCCGCGTCGCCCGGGGACTGGTGGTGGCTGCCGGTCGGCGGCGTCGCGATGGTGGCGATGTTCCTGGGCGCCAGCATCCCGATGATGGAGCAGCGCAGCCTGGAGCGGCGGCCGTCGTACCAGGAGGTGGTGGACCGGGTGCCGGTGCTCGTGCCGCGCCCGCCCCGGAAGAGGCGAGAGGCACGGTCCGCGTGACCCGGCCGCGCGTCGTCGTCGCCGGGCTGGGCGACAGCGGCCTGCTGACCGCGATCCACCTGGCCCGCGCGGACGTCGACGTCGTGGGCGTGTCCAGCAAGCCCGGCCTGGTGAGCGGGCAGGAGCTCGGCCTGCGGCTGGCCCGCCCCGCCGACTGGGCGCGCGACTACCGGATCGGCTTCGACCGGTTCCGCCGGCTCGACCGCGCCGAGATCGTGCACGGCGAGCTCACCGGCCTCGATCCCGCGGCCCGCACCGTCGCGGTGCGCGACCGGGAGATCCGGTACGACGTCCTGGTGGTCGCCACGGGCGTGAGCAACGGCTTCTGGCGGCGTCCCGGCTTCCAGACCGACGCCGACGTCACCGCCGCGCTCGGCTCCGCCCATGACCGGCTCGCGGGCTCGGCCTCCGTGCTCGTCGTCGGCGGCGGGGCGGCGGCGGTGACCACGGCGCTCCAGGTCGCCTGCCGCTGGCCGGAGAAGCGGGTCACCCTGGCCTTCCCCGGGAGACGCGCGCTGCCGCAGCACCATCCGCGGGTCTGGGACGTCGCCCGCCGGCGCCTGGCGGACGCGGGGGTCGTGCTGCTGCCGGAGCGCCGCGCCGACGTACCGGACGACTTCGCGGCCGACGAGATCACCGCCGGCCCCGTCGCGTGGACGACCGGCGGTCCGGCGACCGCGGCGGACGCCGTGGTGTGGGCGATCGGCCGGGTGCGGCCCAACACCGGGTGGCTGCCGGCCGGCCTGCTCGACGAGCACGGCTTCGTCCGGGTCGAGCCGACACTGCGGGTGCCGGGCGCGCCGGGTGTCTTCGCGATCGGCGACGTCGCCGCGACCGACGTCCTGCGCTCGTCGGCACGCAACCGGGCGGACCGGCTGCTGGCCCGCAACATCATGGCCCACCTCGTCGATCGGCCGCTGCGGGAGTTCGCCGCCCCGCGACGGCGGTGGGGCTCGGTCCTCGGTCCCGAGCGGGACGGCCTGCGGGTTTTCAGCCCCGCAGGCCGTCCGTTCCGCTTCCCCGCGTGGACGCTCGACCGCGTGCTGCAGCCGTGGATCGTCCGACGCGGCATCTACGGCGGCGTCCGGCCCGGGATCAGGTGAAGATGCTGACCCCGCCGGGGCCCACCAGCAGGCCGACGACGATCAGCACGATCCCCCAGAGCAGCTCGCCCCGGAAGAGGCTGAAGATGCCGGAGACGACCAGGATCACGGCCAGGATCCACAAGATGAGTGCCACGGTTTCCCTCCTGTCATGACGGGCCCGGCGGGCCCGGACCTCTGGTACCCCGCGGCCGGTGGGACAGACCTCGTCTCACTCGACCTCGTCGTCCGGTACGACGTGCATCGCGGCCTCCTCCGCGCTCGCCGCCGCGCCGTCGATGCCGACGTCCTCGGCGACCAGGTCCTTCTCGAGGTCGTCCCCGAAGCCCTCGTCCGGGTCGACCAGCCGGCCCGCGCGCCGGTCGCCGACCTCGGTGCCCGGCTCGTCGGCCTCGTGGGCGACGCCGTCGTCCTCGTCGTCCCCGTCGCCGACGGGGTCCGACTCCGGCTCCTCCTCGGCGAGGCGGTCGTCGAGCGGCCGGTCGTGCGCCTGCTCCCAAGGGGTGTTGCCGTAGCGCTGGGCGGCGGAGTACTTCTCCGGCGGCGAGTACCCGCGGTCCAGCTCGTCCGCCACGTCGCCGTCGGACAGGGTGTCCTCGGGCTGGAGCTGGGTCTCGTCGTCGACGCTGTAGCCCTCGTACTGTTCCGGGTCGTTGGTGCTCATGCGCCTGCGGTACCCCGCCGGCCGCGGCGCCAACGGCTCAGTCCACCAGCAGCTCAGTCCACCAGCAGCTCGGTGCGCTCCGCGGCGAGG harbors:
- a CDS encoding GPGG-motif small membrane protein is translated as MALILWILAVILVVSGIFSLFRGELLWGIVLIVVGLLVGPGGVSIFT
- a CDS encoding FAD-dependent oxidoreductase, whose product is MTRPRVVVAGLGDSGLLTAIHLARADVDVVGVSSKPGLVSGQELGLRLARPADWARDYRIGFDRFRRLDRAEIVHGELTGLDPAARTVAVRDREIRYDVLVVATGVSNGFWRRPGFQTDADVTAALGSAHDRLAGSASVLVVGGGAAAVTTALQVACRWPEKRVTLAFPGRRALPQHHPRVWDVARRRLADAGVVLLPERRADVPDDFAADEITAGPVAWTTGGPATAADAVVWAIGRVRPNTGWLPAGLLDEHGFVRVEPTLRVPGAPGVFAIGDVAATDVLRSSARNRADRLLARNIMAHLVDRPLREFAAPRRRWGSVLGPERDGLRVFSPAGRPFRFPAWTLDRVLQPWIVRRGIYGGVRPGIR
- a CDS encoding NAD(P)-dependent alcohol dehydrogenase, whose translation is MLALVQDVYGTSDVLRLEDVDRPEPAADQVLVRIAAASVNAADWHIMRGEPRIARLMDRGVFGRRGPRERIRGRDLAGTVEAVGAEVTGWQVGDEVLGEDEATLAEYAVVPAACLVRRPAGLSVEQAAALPLAAITADLWLTAGEVRAGSRVLVVGASGGVGTFAVQLAVARGAAVTGVCSTRNLDLVTSLGAAEVVDYTRDDVARAGASYDAVLDLVGNRTLRDLRRVVAPGGTLVLSGGGNPGEGRYLGPIGLMAKGGLFGRLLGLRVRIPRAEPDAERLTELAAMAERRELRAVIERTYPLADATAAMRHLEVDHARGKIVVTVGS
- a CDS encoding succinic semialdehyde dehydrogenase, giving the protein MSEAISGSGASSEGRGGPSIEGPHDPEHDPRASYALEPEHVARLTDRILATTGATTQVHSPINGAPVANIPQSSTEDVAEAFRRARVAQAAWARVSIDERARILHRLHDIVLDRQAEIMDLIQLESGKARKHAFDEPLHIALTARYYARTAHKHLDTKRVPGVVPGLTKVELNRVPKGVVGIISPWNYPFTMALCDGLPALLAGNAVVAKPDAQTMLSALLGAQLLEEAGFPRDLWQVVAGPGRELGTPIIERADYICFTGSTATGRLIARQAAERLIGCSLELGGKNPILVLRDADIERAAEGAVRASFSNAGQLCVSTERMFVADQVYDRFVERFVARTKAMSLGATLDWDADMGTLISADQLETVTAHVDDAVAKGARVLAGGRARPDLAPYYYEPTILEGVTPEMTCFGNETFGPVVSIYRFHDEADAIARANDGEYGLNGSVYTRDTARGRAIARQVKCGTVNVNEAFGATFASIDAPMGGMRESGMGRRQGAEGIHRYTETQSVATQRLIRFGPMLGMSDEGYARFMTASLRLMDKLGRA
- a CDS encoding DUF5709 domain-containing protein codes for the protein MSTNDPEQYEGYSVDDETQLQPEDTLSDGDVADELDRGYSPPEKYSAAQRYGNTPWEQAHDRPLDDRLAEEEPESDPVGDGDDEDDGVAHEADEPGTEVGDRRAGRLVDPDEGFGDDLEKDLVAEDVGIDGAAASAEEAAMHVVPDDEVE
- a CDS encoding TetR/AcrR family transcriptional regulator, which gives rise to MTSDGPRQPRLSRASVLAAAIGMLDEHGLDSFTMRGLARELGVPVTNLYWHVGGREQLVQACRDAVSAEVEVADPVDDWREVIRGYLHSLRAMVLAHPWVVSVGGSPALMGAHALEVSRRAFAAMEAAGLRGDALSHASSLLTSFAVGSAVLEASTAEDAHRDVDRLVDPEVPVDPDSAFGRWLASSAGQDVAALQRRDFEVGVGWVLDTLAAAARR
- a CDS encoding DUF1295 domain-containing protein, coding for MSKAASLARVGIAYVVAFGVATAWLLWGPDTRWLWLDGLVADLLATGVVFAASRIHRNSSFYDAYWSVLPPYLALYWWLAADVALDDARAWLVLGVIALWAVRLTANWVRTFPGLHHEDWRYPMVRERAGRFELLADLVGIHLVPTLQVFLGMVPAYVVLTRPGPGLGWLDGIALVVGVGAVLLELVADAQMHRFVRERAPGQVMDRGLWGWSRHPNYFGEISFWWSLALFGIAASPGDWWWLPVGGVAMVAMFLGASIPMMEQRSLERRPSYQEVVDRVPVLVPRPPRKRREARSA
- the nuoH gene encoding NADH-quinone oxidoreductase subunit NuoH, which gives rise to MDAFGHDPWWIVGLKALLIFVLLLLLTLFNIWAERRVVARMQHRIGPNVNGPFGLLQSLADGAKLLLKEDLTPKAADRVVFMLAPVIAAVPAFVTFSVIPFGPEVSFFGHQTPLQLTDMPVAVLFVMAIASIGIYGIVLGGWSSGSTYSLLGGLRSSAQMISYEVAMGLALVAVFMYAGSMSTSEIVAAQDDLWFGLILLPSFVIYAIAMVGETNRAPFDLPEAEGELVGGFHTEYSSAKFMMFFLAEYINMATVSALATTLFLGGWHAPLWIDEVWAGANSGYWPVLWFFGKVFFFIFVFIWLRGSLPRLRYDQFMAFGWKRLIPISLVWIVAVATMRAARNEGVFDEGFGSNPQFWMIVVGVVLVVLLLTFLVPEAEDDEADLDIATPRAGGFPVPPMPAGGAVRGAARPLPAAPGSGSGQGRSRYTEPPAAG
- a CDS encoding GMC oxidoreductase; the protein is MSGFDYDVLVIGSGFGGSVTALRLTEKGYRVGVLEAGARFTDADFADNSWDLKKYLYAPSAGCYGIQRIDMVKDCLILAGAGVGGGSLVYANTLYEPLEPFYTDPSWAHITDWKAELAPYYDQAKRMLGVVEYPRMTPSDEVMRKVAEQMGVGDSFHPTPVGVFFGGPDQDAGTTVADPYFGGVGPRRTTCRNCGECMTGCRHNAKNTLVKNYLYLAEQNGAEVHPLTTVTRVRPLAGGGYRVDTRWTKAKLSRRTATKTFTAEQVVFSAAALGTQKLLHRLKAEGDLPGISDRLGHLTRTNSESILGAIAPQGADVDYTEGVAITSSWHPDAHTHIEPVRYGKGSNAMSLMQTVLTDGDGPEPRWRVWLKELWKERRRVRDLYDVRHWSERVVIALVMQSVDNSITTFPRRVAGKWILSSKQGHGEPNPTWIPAANDAVRRMADVMGGGTAGGTIGEPFNRPLTAHFIGGCTIGDSPATGVVDGYQRAYGHPGLHIVDGSTISANLGVNPSLTITAQAERAMAYWPNKGEPDSRPALGSAYRQIDPVAPKAPVVPADAPAALRLPIVGVS